CGAAAAATGGCCGACAAGCGATACTATAGACTAGACACACGTGAAAACATCTCTGACATTGCAATCCTGGAAGAACAAAACTGACCTGCCCGCGCCCTTTCGAGGGCTGCAGTTGTCAAACACATGCCATTTTCCGCGTGGGCGCAGGGATGAACATCGTGGGACCTACTTATTTAGGCATTTTGTGCCCTGACCATGGCAAACTCCAGGGGTGGTTTTCGTTCTGTCTGTGTTGTGGGCTCATCTTAACGTCCGCAATGCAAGGCAATATCCGGTGATTTCTTTTGACAAGTGACTATCAGATCTTGTTCCAGGTAAGTAAGGTCGGTCAGTCGATGTACTTTTTATGTGATTGCCCAGGGAAGAGAGTTGTAATCAGAAGGGCCATTGACTGGGGGAGTGCTGTTGTTGTCTCTGAGTAGACGTATCGCTTCCTTGTAAGATAGATTACAGCAAAAGAAAGTCCAGACAAAAAAACAGCAAACATGACAACTGAGTCTTCATCACAGGATCACTAACCAGAGGGAGGCGACCCGACCCACCTCTATTGGGGGGGCATGGTTTCTTCGTCGAAGGCTTCTGGAACACCTGTCACGAACCGGCCCCCCTGGTTTGGCTCTGTCCGTTCCCTTGGCCTTTGCTCCGGGGTAATTTTGAGTGAGTCCTTTTGTGAGCGGAGCCCCAAATGGCGGCCTAAAGCTCCAAGGGTGCTATTATGTATGTACTACAGTCCGCAGGGGTTACAAATGTAAATTTccacttttattttataactaacgtacatgataagcgggtgcaacagacaagcgagtgcaacacaacatcacaacatctcagatagaaatagcaataaaaacacaacagactattaattaagtaaaattaatcgctatattcttccatagacatagcgacaagtatctgacaggtccttgcattatgtcctgtcttgccgcacgctccacagcgcctttccttcattcgcggaggccctccttgaccaccacttctcgatggtccagccaccgcctgcgcatcaacatccgtttgatcaattacttgccttccttcctctactgtcatcacccctcctttctgtagccgggttctttttgccctccgccgccggcttagtatcttatttgcctgttcaagatcttggaccctggcctctaataaggcaaccttatgcataactatctttgttcccttggaagaagacctcaatgcttctagaattgactctggagagctacttttatgccttttgattctcttttcaagatattcaagctgagagtcggcttcaaggatagtctttggggtctttgagacccaaggggtcgaggggctaactacctcctccacaggcgttggagtccgcagctgcacatcgagcttcgagattacactttctgggtcgagaggagcaagtccggctcctctaaaggctgctttaatatttttctctgtcattgtggcctggtaggcggtgtaaaaagccggcaagaactcggttttggaaatgtgggttacggagcatctgatcaaatgctcgatttctcgcccgtaagccttcttaagcaggccaaagcacccgacatcaagaggctgcagcagatgagacgaatgaggcggtatacaaagcgtgatgattttatttgccttgcaatatctctcaaagtcgaccgagtggtgactttggtgtccgtcgaggatcaggagacgatagcgattctttgattgcttggtagtacaccggtcgaagtgctttagccactcgaggcctatctcgttatctgtccagccattaggactcgtcgcaatagcccaatcgcccgggaggttgctttctcggtaccagtgggcgaggtgatattggcccgcacctatgatgaacggcgggatcgcttggccctcggcattgatcgcctgaatgactgtaatccattcccggtttccaggctgcactgattttggtcttccacgcctttcagcacctgtgacgaccattccgctcgcaataacgcccatcataaagccagtctcgtcaaagttgtagatttcatcaggtcggatgccatacttcgcaattacatttgctatgagcctaaaccagttgcgaataatggtcggatcttcacatttggctctctggtagtcatatttacgggggaaatgcgtcttgaggtctttgtgtcgcttgacgaagttagaggcccagcgcttgccgacaggcggcgtctcgcggtcggcgagcaatcggttagccatctcctcaacacaacgcagtcgcgggggaaaccctcgcgaatccagatcgagaatgaactgaactatgatctgttcttctagatcagatagtttgcgtgattttgggatagaatcacgcgtagaaaggatacccttctgtcggcgatataaagtccaataacggacctggtagatgcctgcggcgcgtcggagacttaattttgggtcattttgaagggcacgaagtgcaagaagaatcctagcctcaatatttgggtctggcatatttggtggttgaaaattaattgattaagttgagaagatgtaaattgcgggattttttgttgcactcgcttgtctgttgcacccgcttatcatgtacgttatatattttattattaaaataactgtcttaatactattataataaaataaaaactactattatatagtaatagacCTAAGAGAGAGGAATAATATcgtatttttatttttattaaatatagtataaagaattatttacttatagaAGTATTCTCAGTGGCAATGTACTGACTTTACATTTGTAACCCCTGCGGACTGTACTCTGTTGGTCTCGTAGAGTCTGTAAAACCCAGCCTGACGTTCTCAAAATACTACGTTCCTTAGGCTAAATGGCGTCGTGTCGTATCCGCTCTCGGTAACGGATGGAATATCCACTGCTCCGGAAGCGAGAGGACAAATCAGATCAAGTCAATTAATGTGCTATGTTGAGTTTGTGCTCTCTTGCTTCGAGTAAACGTGCACGCGACATTCAGGGAGACAATGTGGAACAGACCGAAGAAACAACGGCACATTGTCTCGAGTGTGCCATTCCCCTCACGTACTCTGTACAGAGCATGTAATCATCTGTGTGTGATGTTTGTCTCATAGTGGAGATTCTCATCCCAACCTCCTTCTTGGTGATGCTGTCAAAACAAAACCTCTGCCAACACAATCCCTCAGGATTAGAGTTCTCCGCAGACGGCTCTGTTGTCTTCCTTCAGTTAACCAAGCCACACGGACGGAACAATGAAACACTGCAACACTGCCAAACCGTCTGTCCGCGTCTGTGCGAACCCATCCTTCTCAGGTTGTTGCAAAAGGTGCTTGTCATAATGACCGTGATCAACTGCCGCCCAGACGCTATTTTGGTTAGAGGCCGTTGTTTGATAGGCTCTCTTAACTCTGCGTTTCGTCGCTGAAGATTGCGATGTTACAGTATCATTAATGGCTTCAGTATTAGTCCTCATTACCTTTCGAGTTGAGTACTACCTAGTACCTTTACCTGTTTGCCCACCCAAGCTGCTCCGGATTAGATGCAGTCATATCAAACTGGATCCTTGAGAAACCGTCCCCAGTCAGACCAAGAGTCCGAGAACAACTCTTTTCTCCGACAAAACATCAAAGATCCCTGACCATGTTAATTCAACTGACGCTGGTGCACGCGATGGTGGAGTCTTTTATCGGATCGGTTCTCCATAAGTGCCTCGAAATCGGGATTCTCCTCATGAGTTGATCCTCTAGACTTTCTCTAGAAGCTGCCCCGATGTAGGCTCGGCTTTTGCTCCTCAACGCGTTCCCGTTTCTTTTCCATCGTGTCATACTCCGAGTGATTGTTAGAAAATAAGCAGGGTTTCCGCTAACCGGGAGAAGGATCATGTTGGACGACTTCGGAGTCTCTCATCGGGATGGCTTACATATCTAGCCTTGGCGTAATTAAGAAAACATGCCTGGCATCTGCTTCATTGGCCATTCTCGCAGTTTGGTCTTGTTTAAGTCAGGACTAGTCGAGCGGAACAGGTCCCACTAGCCACGGTACATGGAGAATTTCGTCCAGGGACACTTTGTTGAAAGATTGAGAAGGGAAGTTGACGGACAAGTGATACCGACAGggcttaaaaaaaaaaaggttattCTCGTCGCAAAGGTGCAATCCCTGTGACGAGTGCTGAAGCAACGGACCGCGAACCCACCAACCAGCAGATCCGTTGTCTAACCGGAAGACCCTTACTCTGTATTACGTTTTCCGTTGGCGTGTTGTGGCTGTCGCTGTTGATAATCATTAACCGCAATTCAGTGGGTCATGAGAcaacaaaaagcaaagagacaGAGCTGGGAATAACCATGTCGATATATCGGAAGCAATGGCCATTACCATCACGATAGTTTGCCATTGAGGTAATTGTTCTCTTGGAATTTGTCTTGGGGTGAAAGTTATCATAGCGGTCTCTCTACATAGACTGCAGATTCGTCGTCATAGAAGACTAAAATCCAACTGTGATGGTTGGACACTAGGAAGATTAGCCTAGCGTATCCTAGAATTTAGTTGTGGTTTTGAACAAATTACTATGgttcatccatccatccatctgtTGACTCGAACAGGAGGTAGGTAAACTTGTTTTGGTTGCCAATATTAGACACGGCTTAGGAGTCTGCAATATATGACGATGCTCGTAGTCCCAAACATGTCATCTTCGCACAGGACGCATAGCACTCCGACGCTCGCACGTTTATTAGCACCAGGGGGGACAAGTTTGATTGTTGTTAGTTTGGTATTTAAAGACGACGTGCCGGTGCCGCGCTGAGCCTTGCTTGGTACCCTAGACTGACTAATAACTGCAGCCAAGTTTAGTAAACTGCCACTAATAAAGATTACCCACCTAGTAggtaactacctaccttaggAGTAGAAAAGACGGgaccaaaaagaagaagcagcagcagcagcacagGCGGCGGTAGGTACTCGTACTCATCAACCGCATTGTACTGGAGTAAAAAAGAGTCCACTCACACACACTGTTGTCAATGCTTGGCTATTCCACCTGTGCCTGTTGCTGTACCCACATCATAGAAGCAATGGATCccattttcttttctccccCATGTTCCCTTATTGCGTCCTATTGGATCCCATTCGTTGAAATATCCATGCCATGCCTTCCTCAAACGGTTTCTCTGGTTCGTTCGCGAGGGGCCTTGTCTTAAAAACGCCCACCCCCACAGCAAAACCACAGAGCTTCAAGTTGACATCCATCTATCTGTTGATTGAATTTAGAGGGAAGAAACGACTCAACTCTACTCAATTCAACTCTACGCACTGGATGGAGATGAACTAGACAAGCTCAACTCACTGCCAAATTTACTCCTCAGCTGTAGTTCCCATTTACAGGCATCGTCACCTCCTTCAACCTACTTGGGCCTTGGACTAAACCTTGTTCGTTTTTTTTGGTCGTTTCCGTCAAATCCCCTCCAATTGCCGTCCTGTTCAACCACTACCATCATCTCCgcctcgtcctcatcctcgatACGATATTTTGGCTTCCCGTTCTTTCCCCGATACTgcttgcactgcactgcattGCTGCCGCGCCTTTCCGCCTTCCTCTCACCAACCAATCGTTACTAATCGCCCCTCTCTTGCGACTGAACTCTACATATCTTACCCTCGCAACTCAAGCTTTTGTCTCGTCTCATATAACTACTTAGTTATCCATCGGCTACCTGCCCAGATACGTTACTCGACGGACGGACGAGCTCGCTTTAACTTTCTTTGTTGGACAATCTTGCCCGAAGCAATTGCACTAGCAGCCGTACCAGCTTTGCCCTGGCCTGACCGGGTTTGAGCAGCCAAGAAGAGCTACAAGAGCAAACATCCTCCAGCTTTCCAACAATAAAGATAGTCCCTGGCGCCAACATTCGACCACAACTATCAATTGAAACGGATTCTTCAACAAGCTACTCGCCTACTGTAGCCCTACTGCACTCCGCACCTGTAACCTACCTGCATTGCACTTCGCTGCACCAACATATTGCACAACAGTACTTACCTGCCTACGCCCTCGACGATCCGGCCCCTGCTCACCCTGCACGTTTCGCTTCCGACGACTCTACCGTATTGTTTTTATTTTGCTGCCGCATCGCTCCGAAACAGCTTCAGCTTAAAGTCAGGCTCCCGTCTCCCCGACCACCTTCGCCTTCCCTTGTGCAGTATTTCGCTGCCTATAAGGGAAACATTCTCCTGGCCTCGCAGCCTCGATTTAGCAGTACTCTTGTTCGTTCCTCTGCCGCGATTCGATTTCGAGACGATACGTCATGACATATATTGTAAGTGTACAACACAAACTTCTATCATCTCAGTCAAATctccatgtcttgtcttgcttTGTCTTGCCTGCTTGTCTGTACAACCACATGCCAATTCCTGCCACGTCCGACGTCGCACCCTCCATGCTCCGCGCTGCTTCCTCCGCCCTCCACGTTCCTGTTCAACCGACGCCCTGGTCAACGAGAGCATCACACGCCATGCATTCACTTCACATGGTCGACATATTGTCTCAGAACATCCCTGTCAACCATAATTGCTTTCCTCCTTCAGTCTTTATCTCTTTGAGCATTGGTATCGATTTGCTTTACTATCGGCATTGTCCGCCCTGTTGGGTCCAGACATTTCTGGTACCTTTTCTAAGATCTGGACATTACCAACCATGACCCCATACACACCCATTTTCTGTCATATGTCAAAACCTCTGATCCCATCCCATGGCATGGCAACCATGTCTTGTCTCTCATCGACGTTGCTTCTTCACGTCGCTCTGAACCTTCCTTACCTTGCTTTTATCCTCCTTGGCTTTATTCCCAcatcctttccttttccacACCCTCGCTTCCTAGCTGCTTTCCGTTGACGGCCCGTCTGCCGTACCTCCTAATGGCCCCCGAACCGCCCGCTATCTGTCTGACATGCGCTTTCGCTttcactttcactttcactTCCACACACCCTattctacctacctacctgcctgcctgccctTTCATCTCCTCTCGTCCCATCCCACAGCACACGCACCCAGACTTGTCTGTACACACCCTTGTCTGGGCACGAACAATACACAGGCGCATACATCCACACCGCTTCACTGCTCGATTATGACTGCCCTGCCCTCGATCTGGCGCTGGCAATACCTTGGGCAACCATGATGCTTCGCTCTGGAATCCCAACTCACCGAGTGCCACATCACTTCCATCCCTCAGCCCCATGACCCCATCAACGGCCCGTTGCCGATAGGAAAGAGGAGAGGGTAACCAAAACAAGCTTCATCAAGACACCGAGATATGCCACATTTGCTTTGTTCTATAATACCATGTCTCCCATGGCTGCCCCCTTGCAACCATCCTACTCTGATGTCTATTTATCCATTCATGCTTATGTATCCCTGTCCTACAACGTCATGGGCTCTGAGATGATATACAGTTCAATATCCGTCTCTTTGTTGCTATGATCAATTCTTATTTTGTGTTTTGTGTTTTATCTTATCCTCAACAGCCTTTTCCTGTTGCACCTGCTACCTTGTTCAAATGCGCAATACACAGCCACTGATGCATTCTTTCCAGCTATGTCTTGCTCACTACTGCGATCTCCATGGCCCGACACCTTTGATGGTCACTGAGGGCCTACCAGCATCATGCACCGTATGCTTTGAAGACGGTACAGAACATGCCAATGACCGATCGCGAACCAGCCCGCATGCTTCCTCGACCGCCCTCAACGAAGCCTTGAAgaaccttgaccttgcccgGAGCACGTCGGTGCCAGCTTCTGAGCAAGATGCTCAGGCGCAACGCGCAAAGCTATTGCGAAACTCCAGCTCGAATACTGGCGCAAACGCAAGTGCAATCGATACACCTCCCGAAAGCCCTCGACCAGCTCCTCCTCATCCCCGTCGCGATTCGAGTTTCCGAAGAACTTACGATGAGACGGTCACTAAGAAGCAAGGGCCTTGCGATAATTGCGCAATGACCTTGCCGCGACAGCAGGCGGGAACGAATAGTCCTCAACTAGCAAACAACGCCCGGGGGCCAACATTGCGCACGCGTGCGCCTGCAGAACGGGTTTTCGGTGCTTCGGGTCAGGCATCACCTCCCAATTCGCAAACCTCGAGCGATACGGATGGGGAGCGGGACGAGGACCCTCGCGCTCCTCGTCATCGAGTGACACCCTCAGTCAGCTCACGCAACACTTCGCGATCAAGCAAAAGTGGTGGTACAGGCAATTCGACCGCGGCCGAACGGACACCCTTCCACCTCCATTATGTCGACTATACATCTACCCACGCTCCGGTCCTACCCGACTCTTTCTCCCTTATCCGTGCTTCTTGCTTGCGCACTCTATCCTTCGAAACTTTGCCTCGGGCTCCTTCTACAGCAAACCCTACCTCGCCCGTCATGACTACTTCCCCGGCCTTTGTTACGACACAGAGCGCCGGCTCGGCTGTCACAGGCGGCCCCATCTTTTTCGGCGATGCCAACGCTGGTTACACGACGGCTTACATCTTCCGTATTCCTGATGTACACGCACGTGGTCATAAGCGAGTGTATGCCTTCTTGGCGTTGAGTACTCACCGAGAGCGCTTGGCTATGAAGACATTTGCCGTGGTTTCGACAGCGTTCCGTGATTTCGCTACATGGATCCAGCAACTGGCTGAGGCCGAGGCCGAGCGAGCGGCCGAGAACTCTCCTATTGGCAATAGCATCTATGGGGGTGGCTATGCACCTACACAACCACCTGTCGAATCCTCTGGAGGCACAGATCGCAATGGCAGCAGCTTTCTGACAGGTGGTAGCGGGTTCACCCGACGCATGGGTGGCGGACCTGGTGCCTCGGCCCCTAAAGCTCGCGGCCTCGCGGAGATTGTTGGACAGCCTGATATCTTCATCGAGCTACACCGACGTTTCGTTCACCTGCTTTTTGAAGTCGGTGTTACTTTGAGCTCGTAATGAGCTTTTTATGCCTATTGGCATGCTCTATACGTTTTTCTGCCTAGGCACATCCGCAAGTCATTTATTGCGTCGAGTCAATGCTCACTCCACCAACCTGCCTTACTGGGATGACTTGGGTTGCTGCAGATGCACCCAGCCTTACCGATGCTACTCTACCTGCCTACACCAATAATCTCGAGTCGGTCAACGCCCGGCTCCTCTTTTTCTGGCACGATGATTCTTACACGAGTATGACTACATACACAGGCTTATATCCGAGAGCCATGGTAATAGCCAATGGATAATAACTGAACGAAGCAACGATCCAAATCGATAGCTGTAATCTTTCGGGACCTACAGGCTCCCATTACACCCTTTTCCCTTTTACCAATGCTTGAGGTTTTTGGCAGCGCTGTCTTCGCCTTCCGCCAGACCGGAAGATATACCCTGGTAGTCGATGTTGCCAAGAGCCTCATGTAACTGTATCACTTTTTTTTGCCTCTGGAAGGGCTCCATGGCGTTTCTCACCTGGCATGTTTTTGGCCGGGTATCTGGTTACCCCTTACGTTTTCAAGCGTGTTGATTGTTTGTTTGGTGTTTCTACTATGGTGTACAGAGATCCCGTCAGGACGAGGATCTCATAAGGGACAAGTGGATCAAAATAGACTGGTAGCGTGTTAGGAAAACAAAAACGAAAGATGGTAAGGATTGATGGAGTCAAGGGGGAAAACATGTGTATTTTATTGTTGGTTCGTTAACTGTACTTGTCTGGCTTCTCTGCGGAGATGGCAATGGTTTTTATGTTCATAGACTTCTCCTTTTAAGCGCAATATTAGACATGGAATGCCAGGATGGCATGGGATGAATTAGAACGAAATGAAAAGCACTCTTTTTACTGCTTATGTGTCATAGTGGGCGGTTGTCTTGCATGTGAAGTGTTCCGAAATGATGAATGAATAATTGAGGGAAGATGTTGCTACACTTTCATTTGAGTTGCAAGAAACATGATTCTAATCAAACGCTAGTCACGACTTGGTTCAAGTAAACGTACAATCTGACAACCTTCTCAGTTGATCCCACGTAGCAATGAAGCATGCTCTAGAGATGCAAGATAAGTTTATATGCACATCGCAGTTGAGATCAAATCACGAGTTCTCGGGACAGGAATGTTGTTATCGCTGGTGCCAAATCGGCACGTTGATTAATCCTACGAAGTCTAACTTCTCAATCTTCAAGCTACCCCCGCTGGTATGGTCTTTTCCCGTTCAAAATATCCCCTTGGCCCCAAGATTGGAGTATGTAATACAGTGTAATTGACATATGAGAGCTTGCAAAGTGGAAATACCGACCaatttgatttatttgtagAAGTCGAACTTGTTCTCTTCGCCCGTACCCTTGACCTGGCTTGAGTAGGCATCCTCGAGATCGGTCTGAATAATGTTGTATCGGTTCTTACGGACGGCACGGAGACCTGCCTCCTGCATAATAGCAGCGATGACAGCACCTGACAGAGGATCATTTCTGACAATCAACGAGTCGAGATCAACCTCGGGAGCTAGACTCATCTTGCTAGCAATGGTGGAGAAAATAAGACGTCGCTCACGACGGTCTCGAAGCGAGGGGAATTCGATCTTTCGGTCGAGACGTCCGGGTCGGAGGAGGGCGGGATCCAGAGTATCAGCTCGGTTGGTGGCCATGATGACCTTGACGTTAGCAGTCTGGTCGAAACCATCCATCTGGTTGAGTAGCTCAAGAAGAATACGCTGGACTTCTCTATCGGCACCAGTTTGAGCATCGAATCGTTTGGTGGCGATTGCGTCAATCTcgtcgatgaagatgatggcgGGTGAGTTTTCGCGAGCCATACGGAAAACGTCTCGGACCATTCGGGGTCCTTCACCCAAGTATTTCTGGACGAACTCAGAACCAACAACTCGGATGAAGTTGGCGGTGGTCGAGTTGGCGACGGCCTTGACCAACATAGTCTTGCCGGTACCAGGAGGACCGTACAAAAGAACACCGCGAGGAGGGTCGATACCGATCTGCTTGTAGAGGTCGAAGTGTGTCAGGGGTAATTCGACAGCTTCACGGATCTCCTGCTTCTGCATATCCAGACCACCGACATCGGCGTATGTCACATCAGGCTTCTCGTCTGCGCCAAGCATGGCAATGGAGGAATCGGCCTCGGGAGggaggatatcgacgagGGCGTTGGAATGTCGGTGGAGGGCAACCGAGGAGGaagccttgagcttctcgCGGTCGAGGGTGGAAAGGATTCGGACGACATAGTTGGATCCAGTGCTAGACTGAACGATACCAGTACTTTGCAAACCACTAATTAGCTAGGGTTGATGGACTGCTGCGGAGAGAGACATACTTTTGGTCAATGGCCTCCATAAACTGGCCGATCACTAGTGGGACACTTTGAATtcgcttgatctcttcttgaGCTCGCACCAGCTCACGCTTGAGACTCCTGCACGCAATTAGTACGCCGCGATCAAGCAGAGGCTCTTTCAGATAAATTACCTTTGCTCATCCTTGATATACTCCTCTTGTAGCTGAATATACCTGTACCGGAGCTATTAGTTCTCCGCCACTTCGCGATGTTTAGGATCGGAATAGCGTACTCTAGTTGTCTCTGAAGTTTCTTCAGGTTCGCATAATCATCTCCCCCATCGGTCGAAACGCCCTCGAAGTTGTCAATGGTGGGAATGGCCGAGTGCGCGGCCCTCTTGTGAGGCGCCACCTGGGTTGCTGGGTTTTCGACAGCGACGTCACCCATCTTTGCGCTTTTGTTACTGTTAGAGGTTGCGGATACGTCCCGTAGAATATcgatttaatataatatgagCGTAGGATTTCGTAAGTGATTGTCTTTGGAGAGTGCACAACTTGATTGTTGTTTTGATGGTTGAGGGAGTGATGAGCTGCTTCGAGATGATGCCAGGCGCCAGtaacgacgacgacgacactGGTAGGCTGGTAGCTAAGGTAGGCTAGCGATATAGCTCTTAGTCAGCCATGGCGAGCTACACGTGACTTTACTGCATTCAAAGAGCAGCAAAACAATGAGGCCAGTGAGTGTCCACCCATGAGCACCCTTGATTGGTCCACGGCATGACCAGGGATAACAAGCTTGCAGTAGCTGCAAGGCTCCAATCCATTGCTTGAGTGAACCAGATTGGTTCATCGATGGGGTCCATTGCTTGAGTGAACCAGATTGGTTCATCGATGGGGGGGATCTGCTGCCTTCACAAGGACGTGGGGACCCTGAGGGGACTGTTTCTTAGGTGTTAGTGTGGACTGTTACGGTACATAAGAGATACAGTGGCTGAGTGGGCATTGTACCGCTGTACTTGTACTTTGGCACTTGAACCCTTCTGAGGCTCTTGAAGCTGGGGGAATACCTTAGCGGCTGAGCTTGACGGTCTAGGCAGGTAACGTtgatagataggtaggtagatggCGGGTATTGCGGTGAGGTATCTG
This Fusarium poae strain DAOMC 252244 chromosome 3, whole genome shotgun sequence DNA region includes the following protein-coding sequences:
- a CDS encoding hypothetical protein (BUSCO:24870at5125), yielding MGDVAVENPATQVAPHKRAAHSAIPTIDNFEGVSTDGGDDYANLKKLQRQLEYIQLQEEYIKDEQRSLKRELVRAQEEIKRIQSVPLVIGQFMEAIDQNTGIVQSSTGSNYVVRILSTLDREKLKASSSVALHRHSNALVDILPPEADSSIAMLGADEKPDVTYADVGGLDMQKQEIREAVELPLTHFDLYKQIGIDPPRGVLLYGPPGTGKTMLVKAVANSTTANFIRVVGSEFVQKYLGEGPRMVRDVFRMARENSPAIIFIDEIDAIATKRFDAQTGADREVQRILLELLNQMDGFDQTANVKVIMATNRADTLDPALLRPGRLDRKIEFPSLRDRRERRLIFSTIASKMSLAPEVDLDSLIVRNDPLSGAVIAAIMQEAGLRAVRKNRYNIIQTDLEDAYSSQVKGTGEENKFDFYK
- a CDS encoding hypothetical protein (BUSCO:24789at5125); the protein is MTYILCLAHYCDLHGPTPLMVTEGLPASCTVCFEDGTEHANDRSRTSPHASSTALNEALKNLDLARSTSVPASEQDAQAQRAKLLRNSSSNTGANASAIDTPPESPRPAPPHPRRDSSFRRTYDETVTKKQGPCDNCAMTLPRQQAGTNSPQLANNARGPTLRTRAPAERVFGASGQASPPNSQTSSDTDGERDEDPRAPRHRVTPSVSSRNTSRSSKSGGTGNSTAAERTPFHLHYVDYTSTHAPVLPDSFSLIRASCLRTLSFETLPRAPSTANPTSPVMTTSPAFVTTQSAGSAVTGGPIFFGDANAGYTTAYIFRIPDVHARGHKRVYAFLALSTHRERLAMKTFAVVSTAFRDFATWIQQLAEAEAERAAENSPIGNSIYGGGYAPTQPPVESSGGTDRNGSSFLTGGSGFTRRMGGGPGASAPKARGLAEIVGQPDIFIELHRRFVHLLFEVGVTLSS